The nucleotide window ATTGTATAAGATATTCAAATCCTGATGAAAAAGAATTGTCCATGGCATTTTCATTCCATCATTTGAAAGTAGATTATCCTAACGGCGAAAAATGGGTAAAAGCTCCTTTTGATTTTGTTGAATTGAAGAAAATATTTTCTAAATGGCAAAAAGGAATGTATGACGGAAATGGATGGAATGCTACATTCTGGAATAATCATGATCAGCCGAGAGCAATATCGAGATTCGGAAATGACGGGAAGTATCACAATGAGTCGGGAAAAATGCTTGCTACTGTTCTTCACGGATTGCAGGGAACACCTTATGTATATCAGGGAGAGGAATTCGGAATGACTAATCCTTACTTTGATAATATTAATAAATATCGTGATGTGGAATCTCATAATATTTATAAAATCAAGGAAAAAGAAGGACTTTCGGATAAAGAAATACTCGATATATTGATGCAGAAATCAAGAGATAATTCGAGAACTCCGATGCAATGGAATGACAGTAAAAATGCAGGATTTAGTGAAGGAACTCCTTGGATTGGAATACCTGGAAATTACAAATTTATTAATGCCGAAACGGCTTTAAAAGATAAAAATTCGATATTTTATCATTATAAAAAACTGATAGAACTTAGAAAAAATGAAGATTTATTAGTAACTGGAAAATACGAAGATATTGATTTGGAAAATAAAAGTGTATATGCATACAAAAGAGTAGGAGATAACGGAGAGCTAATCGTAATAAGTAACTTTTATGAAAATGAAGTTCCGTTTGAGTTGGAAAATAACGAAATTGGTGATTTGGAAAAAACTGAAATATTATTATCGAATTATGAAACGAATCCTGAATTTAAAGACGGAAAAATTGTTTTGAAACCTTATGAAAGTATTATTTTTAAGAAAGTGTTTTAGGTTCAGATAATTTTTAAATTTTTAATAAATCGTTTTAATTTGTAT belongs to Pseudoleptotrichia goodfellowii and includes:
- the treC gene encoding alpha,alpha-phosphotrehalase, which translates into the protein MKKDFREQWWHKSTVYQIYPKSFNDTTGNGQGDIKGIIEKLDYLKELGVEVLWLTPMYKSPQADNGYDISDYYNIDENYGTMEDFEKLLEEAHKRGLKIVMDIVVNHSSTENEWFKKSEAGDPEYKDFYIWKDAVDGKEPTNWQSKFGGNAWKYSEKRGQYYLHLFDVTQADLNWENENVRKKVYEMIRFWLNKGVDGFRLDVINLISKDQRFLNDDGSDKRFVPDGRRFYTDGPRIHEFLKELNKEAFGGGELITVGEMSSTSIDNCIRYSNPDEKELSMAFSFHHLKVDYPNGEKWVKAPFDFVELKKIFSKWQKGMYDGNGWNATFWNNHDQPRAISRFGNDGKYHNESGKMLATVLHGLQGTPYVYQGEEFGMTNPYFDNINKYRDVESHNIYKIKEKEGLSDKEILDILMQKSRDNSRTPMQWNDSKNAGFSEGTPWIGIPGNYKFINAETALKDKNSIFYHYKKLIELRKNEDLLVTGKYEDIDLENKSVYAYKRVGDNGELIVISNFYENEVPFELENNEIGDLEKTEILLSNYETNPEFKDGKIVLKPYESIIFKKVF